A portion of the Leptospira kanakyensis genome contains these proteins:
- a CDS encoding enoyl-CoA hydratase/isomerase family protein, with protein sequence MKSRFETKEYEFLEIESRDTEDGKIVSIFLNNPSSRNSMTWKMGEEFADLIHSLRKEKVLPRAVIVSGRNDVFCAGGDLNLLRSFSEKSFSQNRRDMRKFYGFFLSVRKLPVPVIAAVNGHAIGAGLSLTFGCDLRIFAEEGKYSFNFVRLGIHPGMGSSFLSPELLGKSLGGRLLLTGETFDGKFAKSCGLALDSVPKSEVYSRAMELALSLSKAAPLALQELKKNLYSWKQLDSALKKEAESQARNFISDDFKETIKSILEKREPKFTGK encoded by the coding sequence ATGAAATCGCGATTTGAAACCAAAGAGTATGAATTCCTAGAAATTGAATCCCGTGATACTGAAGATGGAAAGATCGTTTCCATCTTCCTAAACAATCCCTCTTCTCGTAATTCCATGACTTGGAAAATGGGAGAAGAGTTTGCCGACCTCATTCATTCCTTAAGAAAAGAAAAAGTCCTACCACGAGCCGTGATTGTCTCCGGGCGAAACGATGTGTTTTGTGCTGGTGGTGATTTGAATTTACTCAGATCCTTCTCTGAAAAGTCTTTCTCACAAAACAGACGTGATATGAGAAAATTCTATGGTTTCTTTTTGTCCGTTCGTAAACTTCCCGTTCCTGTGATTGCTGCTGTGAATGGGCATGCCATTGGAGCTGGTCTTTCTTTAACATTTGGTTGTGACTTACGAATTTTTGCAGAAGAAGGTAAGTATTCTTTTAATTTTGTGCGTCTAGGAATTCATCCAGGGATGGGTTCTAGTTTTCTTTCTCCTGAGTTACTCGGTAAAAGTTTAGGTGGAAGGTTGTTACTCACTGGTGAAACTTTTGATGGTAAGTTTGCTAAGTCTTGCGGCCTTGCGCTTGACAGCGTTCCTAAATCAGAAGTGTATTCTCGTGCCATGGAACTTGCGTTGTCCTTATCGAAGGCTGCACCTCTCGCCTTACAGGAATTAAAGAAGAATTTATACTCCTGGAAACAGCTCGATTCTGCTCTAAAAAAAGAAGCAGAATCCCAGGCGCGGAACTTTATTTCGGACGACTTTAAGGAGACAATCAAAAGTATCTTAGAAAAGCGGGAACCGAAGTTTACCGGCAAATAA
- a CDS encoding PilZ domain-containing protein, with product MAIGRTDSMQELITILESLFEETIIGSDVNIVKHLFYYLKADNREFEFIYEEHTLVAAVEEIEAHTVTLMIPDLVEEGSRRARVRFEVMNINYQFEVVILDIQKEKTVIKTPTELQSYQLRTNKRIPVDDLFMNFIILFRSLTGGSREVGKNLYAESRFPHLMKEVRKDRPDSKLINVMLTEAIERISKDYKIHFFQPDEKLNEYEDFVKKTILRTGKSIYIPDCNRIASYINDPGDEVLFNYYNEHKEMAKEFGEDFALEFFESMRKHESRDFYVSYIITPIRLYEDVVGFIKVHSTAMDRFTISQNQAVYIYELAEIISYVFTKIAIQHGSYETMQSTTKVVDISLDGLLFEIYDKRLFQYLKRHNIIKMFIPLSKDRTMIIRGEIIRFLDRGDHYHLGVNYFSSAPDDMLYLESYLFEKSMKILSE from the coding sequence ATGGCAATCGGCAGAACAGATTCGATGCAGGAACTGATAACGATTTTAGAATCGTTATTTGAAGAAACCATCATCGGGTCTGATGTAAACATAGTCAAACACCTCTTTTACTACCTCAAAGCCGACAATAGAGAATTTGAATTTATCTACGAGGAACATACACTTGTCGCTGCTGTGGAAGAAATTGAAGCCCATACAGTGACACTGATGATTCCTGATTTGGTGGAAGAAGGTTCCAGACGTGCCCGAGTGCGTTTTGAAGTGATGAACATCAACTACCAATTTGAAGTTGTCATTCTCGATATCCAAAAAGAAAAAACAGTCATCAAAACTCCCACCGAGTTACAATCTTACCAACTCAGAACGAACAAACGTATCCCAGTGGATGATTTGTTTATGAACTTTATCATTTTATTTAGAAGTTTGACAGGTGGTTCAAGAGAAGTCGGGAAAAACCTTTATGCAGAGAGCCGATTCCCTCACCTAATGAAAGAAGTACGAAAGGATAGACCCGATAGCAAACTCATCAACGTGATGTTAACGGAAGCGATAGAACGTATTTCCAAAGACTATAAAATTCATTTTTTCCAGCCAGATGAAAAACTAAATGAATACGAAGACTTTGTCAAAAAAACAATTCTTAGAACGGGAAAATCAATTTATATCCCCGATTGCAATCGAATTGCCTCTTATATCAATGACCCAGGTGACGAAGTACTTTTTAATTATTATAACGAACACAAAGAAATGGCAAAGGAATTTGGGGAAGATTTTGCATTAGAATTTTTTGAATCCATGCGTAAACATGAATCCAGAGATTTTTATGTTTCCTACATCATCACTCCGATTCGTTTGTACGAAGATGTAGTCGGATTTATTAAAGTACATTCCACTGCCATGGACAGGTTTACAATCTCCCAAAACCAAGCTGTTTATATTTATGAATTAGCAGAAATCATTAGTTATGTATTCACTAAAATTGCCATCCAACATGGAAGTTATGAAACCATGCAGTCTACAACAAAGGTTGTGGATATTTCTCTCGATGGTCTTCTTTTTGAAATTTATGACAAACGATTGTTCCAATACTTAAAAAGACACAATATCATCAAAATGTTTATCCCTTTAAGTAAAGATAGAACCATGATCATTCGTGGGGAAATCATTCGATTTTTGGACAGAGGAGATCATTACCACCTTGGGGTAAACTATTTCAGTTCAGCCCCAGATGATATGTTGTATTTAGAATCTTATTTGTTTGAAAAGAGTATGAAAATTCTTTCAGAATGA
- a CDS encoding tetratricopeptide repeat protein: protein MFRSFLLTLFFVTATFAQSSADRLAFAFRSQASLDPLRMIVVGEVVGIEKASYYEVDTLSQELEVDTRPDTVTIKVADPKGIRVGQTLYLLEKNQDHKTFRDGNIVGMITVKSVYQTTFFGWQVRGEGYLRLIEDRPVTAARLLDTTKYDEAFMAKKKGDHYFAKGQMDEALRMYKHSVSLDQGSPDSHYALGKAHWKDGEGYVSTAFEYSMAWKNRERFSNAQERLLFLVDYLRFLTFYFKVEGKENKKQLDLMPQVAKEARNLYPKNYEVWLYSFETSFLNLLHSNMADAGVDGRKKREEWAERSEEYLKKAYSLRKSDYYLHKLACEFYHLKWKETRGSTKESEYREKLVEHGKLLRLYYTGETTLSEDLLNAIRLAEKQSGSF, encoded by the coding sequence ATGTTCCGTTCCTTCCTCCTCACTTTATTTTTTGTAACGGCAACTTTTGCCCAATCTTCTGCAGACAGGTTAGCTTTCGCTTTTCGGAGCCAAGCTTCTCTTGACCCTTTACGAATGATTGTTGTGGGTGAGGTTGTGGGAATTGAAAAAGCCAGTTACTATGAAGTGGATACACTTTCCCAAGAGTTGGAAGTGGACACAAGGCCTGACACAGTCACAATCAAAGTTGCAGATCCCAAAGGGATTCGTGTGGGACAAACTTTATATCTTTTAGAAAAGAACCAAGACCACAAAACATTTCGCGATGGAAACATTGTGGGTATGATTACGGTAAAGTCAGTATACCAAACTACTTTTTTTGGATGGCAGGTTCGTGGAGAAGGGTATTTACGACTCATTGAAGATCGTCCCGTAACGGCCGCTAGACTACTTGATACAACCAAATACGATGAAGCCTTTATGGCAAAAAAGAAAGGAGATCATTATTTTGCCAAAGGGCAAATGGATGAAGCTCTTAGAATGTATAAACATTCTGTTTCTCTTGACCAAGGATCACCTGATTCTCATTATGCGCTCGGAAAAGCTCACTGGAAAGATGGAGAAGGGTATGTATCCACTGCTTTTGAATATTCGATGGCATGGAAAAACAGAGAACGATTTTCCAATGCACAAGAAAGGTTATTATTTCTCGTAGATTATTTACGGTTTCTCACTTTCTACTTTAAAGTAGAAGGGAAAGAAAATAAAAAACAATTGGATCTAATGCCTCAAGTGGCCAAAGAAGCAAGAAACCTTTACCCGAAAAATTATGAGGTTTGGTTGTATAGTTTTGAAACTTCTTTTCTGAATCTTTTGCATTCGAATATGGCAGATGCAGGCGTCGATGGTCGTAAAAAAAGAGAAGAGTGGGCAGAACGTTCGGAAGAGTATCTAAAAAAAGCCTACTCACTCAGAAAATCTGATTATTATCTACATAAATTGGCTTGTGAGTTCTATCATCTAAAATGGAAGGAAACACGAGGTTCTACGAAAGAATCAGAATACAGAGAAAAACTAGTCGAACATGGAAAACTATTACGCCTCTATTATACAGGGGAAACGACTTTATCTGAAGATCTTCTCAATGCGATTCGTTTGGCAGAAAAACAATCAGGATCATTCTGA
- a CDS encoding penicillin acylase family protein has product MLERTKKFIRKRPFISLFLLFILTLPVSLHILFWGLVSFKAPKYSGEIVSDKLTSTVTVIRDEAGIPHIVAGDAKSAYFALGYTMAQDRIFQMELQRRIGKGELTEIFGEKLIPTDQFLKSLLLKKTAEEYANKNNHIHPEAWNQLDWFLDGVNHFLAEDNLPIEYTILGIKPKPFDRVDAISFLFYMGFSFAEGIKSDSLYTILESELKERSAAELFPRYDFETNATILETQPGVQRLANGGNFKNLNSIQTQSLNPNPSRSHVTSSDIKNQKVVSEVLNLKQLVSFVNDLQLPIEPLEGSNSWVVAPSRSESGGAVLANDPHIALSNPGAWYEAYIEYPGYENYGYFLSIIPFPLIAHNRDKAWGLTMLEQDDVNLYLETIEAGKFKTGTGWKDLTYYRDNIRMKDGTEIPFEVGITNHGPLITEHIKGYKGRPVSLYWAHHHLENPLLDVLFQMGKSKSFAELDSASSMIGAPGLNFSYADKNGNIAYYAVGRFPILKSGNSRKILEGSTGANDVTGYLPAKNNPKIINPKNGIIVTANNQVAKSIPGLGKPEGNWQPPDRFQRLVGILETKEKWSLEELASIQNDTVSSFAPEYLDLVLTSVKDAKTPNGKKVLTILKNWNFEHFPESQGAAVYDVFFYITLRELLIDEMGSTNFELYGDMAEYWNAYRRFVRNPGSPYWDDLRTEGVLESREDIFKRSIEETGRYLESRLSASPSLWTWKNLYKIKHPHPLGVLPLIGGVFNIGPLPSAGGAEVVNNLKYKLMKEDWTAFAGPSKRRVIDYGRFEESVTQLPIGNSGNLASPFYGNLVDDYINGVHRKILYSKEQVGAGKYRLDFRPR; this is encoded by the coding sequence ATGTTAGAAAGAACTAAAAAATTCATTAGAAAGAGACCATTTATAAGTCTCTTTCTGCTTTTTATCCTAACCCTTCCTGTTTCCTTACATATTTTGTTTTGGGGACTCGTGTCGTTCAAAGCACCAAAATACAGCGGTGAAATTGTCTCTGATAAATTAACTTCAACAGTAACTGTCATTCGAGACGAAGCTGGAATTCCTCATATTGTTGCCGGGGATGCAAAATCCGCCTACTTTGCGCTAGGTTATACCATGGCACAAGATCGGATTTTTCAGATGGAGTTACAAAGACGGATCGGGAAAGGGGAACTCACTGAAATTTTCGGTGAGAAACTGATTCCCACAGACCAGTTTCTAAAGTCTCTTCTTTTGAAAAAAACTGCAGAAGAATATGCAAACAAAAACAATCATATCCATCCTGAGGCTTGGAACCAATTGGATTGGTTTTTGGATGGGGTGAATCATTTTCTAGCGGAAGACAATCTTCCCATTGAATATACCATCCTTGGAATCAAACCAAAACCTTTTGATCGAGTTGATGCTATTTCTTTTCTGTTTTATATGGGGTTTTCTTTTGCGGAAGGGATCAAATCGGACAGTTTGTACACCATTTTGGAATCCGAGTTAAAAGAACGTTCTGCCGCAGAACTGTTCCCACGTTATGATTTTGAAACCAATGCGACCATTCTGGAAACACAACCGGGTGTCCAAAGGTTAGCAAATGGAGGAAATTTCAAAAATTTAAATTCAATTCAAACACAGAGTTTAAATCCAAACCCAAGTCGCAGCCATGTGACTTCTTCTGATATAAAAAATCAAAAGGTTGTATCTGAAGTCCTGAATTTAAAACAACTAGTATCCTTTGTGAACGATCTCCAATTGCCAATTGAACCTTTAGAAGGAAGTAATTCTTGGGTTGTGGCCCCGAGTCGTTCGGAAAGTGGTGGGGCCGTTCTTGCCAACGATCCGCACATTGCTCTTTCCAATCCTGGTGCTTGGTATGAAGCATATATCGAATACCCTGGATATGAAAACTATGGATACTTTCTTTCCATCATTCCTTTTCCACTCATTGCCCATAACAGGGACAAAGCATGGGGACTCACCATGTTGGAACAAGATGATGTGAATTTGTATTTAGAAACCATAGAAGCTGGGAAATTTAAAACTGGAACTGGTTGGAAGGATTTAACCTATTACCGAGATAACATTCGTATGAAAGATGGAACAGAAATTCCATTTGAAGTAGGAATTACAAACCACGGCCCTCTCATCACCGAACATATCAAAGGTTATAAGGGAAGGCCGGTGAGTTTGTATTGGGCTCACCACCATTTAGAGAATCCTTTACTTGATGTTCTTTTTCAAATGGGAAAATCCAAATCGTTTGCAGAACTTGATTCTGCATCTTCTATGATTGGGGCACCTGGTCTTAATTTTAGTTATGCGGATAAAAATGGAAACATTGCTTATTATGCAGTGGGAAGATTCCCGATTTTAAAATCAGGAAATTCACGTAAAATTTTAGAAGGTTCTACGGGAGCAAATGACGTTACGGGTTATCTTCCTGCGAAGAACAATCCAAAGATCATCAATCCTAAAAATGGAATCATTGTGACTGCCAATAACCAAGTAGCCAAATCCATACCGGGACTTGGAAAACCAGAAGGTAACTGGCAACCACCTGATCGTTTCCAAAGGTTAGTTGGGATTTTAGAAACAAAAGAAAAATGGAGTTTAGAAGAATTAGCTTCCATCCAAAATGATACGGTTTCTTCGTTTGCTCCTGAGTATTTGGATCTTGTTTTAACTTCAGTGAAAGATGCAAAAACACCAAATGGAAAAAAAGTTCTTACCATTTTAAAAAATTGGAATTTTGAACATTTTCCCGAATCACAAGGTGCTGCCGTTTATGATGTATTCTTTTACATCACCCTTCGGGAATTGCTCATTGATGAAATGGGATCCACCAATTTCGAGTTATACGGAGATATGGCTGAGTATTGGAACGCCTATCGCAGGTTTGTTCGGAATCCAGGTTCGCCGTATTGGGATGATTTACGAACGGAAGGGGTTCTTGAATCTAGAGAAGACATTTTCAAAAGATCCATTGAAGAAACAGGAAGGTATTTGGAATCCCGTCTTTCTGCATCCCCGAGCCTTTGGACATGGAAAAATTTGTATAAAATCAAACACCCTCATCCACTTGGCGTATTACCTCTCATCGGTGGTGTGTTTAATATTGGCCCACTTCCTTCTGCCGGTGGTGCCGAGGTGGTGAACAACTTAAAATACAAACTGATGAAAGAAGATTGGACGGCCTTTGCAGGGCCTTCGAAACGAAGAGTCATTGACTATGGTCGTTTTGAAGAGTCGGTCACCCAGCTCCCCATCGGAAATAGTGGAAATCTTGCCAGTCCCTTTTATGGAAACTTGGTGGATGATTATATCAACGGAGTGCACAGAAAAATCTTGTATTCGAAAGAACAAGTCGGTGCTGGAAAATACCGATTGGATTTTCGACCCCGCTAA
- a CDS encoding lytic transglycosylase domain-containing protein, protein MRKSKSITKILGTGLLVLIFLMESYGKISSAGYSARNDISKRKLEAYIAKHRPGLNEQERKELVSVMERASYNLRLPVGNKQERFDKLGFLVGLIHTESQFHKRAKSHKGALGLMQVMPATAKWLATKEGIPFQSAKDLYDPEINLQIGVLYMNYLIERTDSVEAALLSYNAGLGGYKRFGGIPEYSKSVFRYYEDWKSMQIPTQSLISESVASLLSI, encoded by the coding sequence ATGCGAAAATCTAAATCAATCACCAAAATTCTAGGAACCGGTTTACTGGTTCTAATTTTCCTGATGGAATCATACGGGAAAATCAGCTCGGCAGGTTATAGTGCAAGAAATGACATTTCGAAAAGGAAATTAGAAGCCTATATAGCCAAACACAGGCCTGGACTGAACGAACAGGAACGAAAAGAACTTGTTTCAGTGATGGAGAGAGCTTCTTACAATCTCCGATTGCCCGTAGGAAACAAACAGGAACGTTTTGATAAACTTGGTTTTCTTGTAGGTCTCATTCATACAGAATCCCAATTTCATAAACGTGCCAAATCCCATAAAGGAGCACTCGGCCTCATGCAAGTGATGCCTGCGACAGCAAAATGGCTTGCAACAAAAGAAGGAATCCCTTTCCAATCTGCAAAAGACTTATATGATCCAGAGATCAACTTGCAGATTGGTGTTTTGTATATGAACTATTTGATCGAACGAACGGATTCTGTAGAGGCCGCATTGTTATCTTATAATGCAGGACTTGGCGGTTATAAACGATTTGGAGGCATTCCAGAGTATTCAAAGTCTGTGTTCAGATACTATGAAGATTGGAAATCAATGCAAATCCCTACACAAAGTTTGATTTCCGAATCGGTTGCCAGTCTTCTTTCTATTTAA